A window of Fusarium musae strain F31 chromosome 1, whole genome shotgun sequence genomic DNA:
TTGTCTGATAAACTAATTTAGCTAGAACAGAACATGACGTTGAAAATGAGGCGCAGACAAGACATGACGAGTCAAGCTACCTCTGTCGGGACATTTGCCACGCCATGCAAGGTCTCTATTCATGTGCGCTCTCAGTCTTCTAGAACATTTCCAAAGCAGGGAACGGAGAACGCCTTCCGAATGCGCAACTACAGGGTATCAAATCATCCATAGCGAGATAACAAGGGTCGTACTCTCTGTGGAAACgtccccttcttctcggcatGAATTCCTGCTCGGTCCAGTTCCTGAGTCTATCGGTCAATTTTTCTTGTGAGCTGCCAGAAACAGACTTAGTCAGGCCGGGAGCGGTCACAGCAGAGATTCCGTTAGTCACTCAAGTGCCGGGTTCTCGCTAGAGAGCATCGTCCCGCTCGCCTGGAGTTGAAACTATGGCGCCGCAAACGGCCTATCTAAAGGATGCCCCCCTCACGTAAactcagccttgatctttcGTCTTATCAATCTATGATCTTTGATCAGATGCTGTTCATCAAGTAAGCCTTATACTGAATACAAGTTAATCAACAGTGATCTATCGACAATATGCCAAGCAGTTAGGCCAAACAGAACACTCAATAACCACTGATCATGAATGAATGCATTGATCGATCATAGAATGCCTTGTTTTGTATGAGACCCATTGACCCTACCATCGACAATCTCTCTTGGTCGGAAAAATTCAGCTCGGTCGTCCATCTCGTCCGTCCGACGAGGGCATGCTAGCTCCGAGACTGCGAGGATATTTCCATTACAGGAGAGAAACAATATCAAATATTGTCTTTTGGTGGATCATTTATGAAGTAATGTGACTGGGTATCAACCGACATCTCAGACTCACTCACGTCTTCTGATCATTTGCAAACGAACTGCAAGAGCTGAAATGCTTTCCCCCCTCGAACTGACACCTTAAGGTGCCTGTTACGACCAATATGACACTATAAGACGCTGTCTCAGCACCCGAGTGTGATTGAGCCCGTGCTGCCTGTCGATCATATCAAGATACACAGGTATTATAATGATCTTGTTATGTCTCCTTCGTCTCCAGGGTGAGAGTCGTACTGATCCAGGCTATGGCATTGTCAGATTTGATCGCACCGAAATGCTACCTGCATCTCAGTGCACCTATCGCCTGTCATATACAAATCAGTAACAGTTCGCTTGGCAATGGTCCACTTGCAGTCTTAAAGTACACTGACTAGCGCAGTTAACAACTATGTccctaattataatattaaggataataaaaGGGCCAGTCTAAAGGTACAATCTTGTGTTTAACACATAAATAAACCTCTCTACGACTAATTAAAAAACAACGGCGCTGATGTGTGTATTTGTTATACAACAAGTATCATATAATTGATTCATTTACCAAAATGGTGAAAAAATGAAACGTCACCTGCAGGATTCGAACCTACGCGTGCGAACACAATGCCTAACCTTGCTTTCCGGAGATAGCAGGGCATCGCCTTAACCACTCGGCCAAAGTGACTAACTTATTTACATAAGATAGTCAATAATGCCGAAATATATGGCTGAGGTTTGTGGCACTATCGCCTTCCTACCAAACTCCCCGGGCTACACACCGAGATCTCTTTGCCAAATATACTTTCATTCTTCATGAGGAAAAGGATtctttctgcttcttttgaCAGTGCTTTATCTGGAGTACATATCAAATAGGAAACCATATAGTTTCCGCTCGTGGCTATGCTGAGGATGTCAGTCACTGAACAAGTAAAGTCGCCATTATATTTTTCACTCGGAGCAACACCATTtgccttctttctctcctgtATTCTCACACAACTGACACCCGAGATGTACCACAACTACGTAAACTCATAAGTGCTACTTCGGGTCAGTTGTGACTTCAAGCAATACTACAAAGGCACAACTCGCCTACGTCTGAGCACGGCGCCTTAATGTCTTGTGCAAGATGGCACAGCATCGCGTTAATCACTCGGTCACGTTGTATTATAATTTGACAACAGGTCGTGGTTTTGTCACAGCATGTGCTCAGATTGATGATACAATTCAAATGTCAATGTCTAGTAGTCTCGGCATGTGAATCAATGTGAaagttgaggctgagttgCGTACGGACAAGGGCGGATAAGCACAAGTCATGCAAAGGCTTCGAGAGTATTTGGGCAGATTCGTCAGACGTCAAGGCATCTCATGCAAGAGTCTAGCTATCCCTTGATCGATAGGGTCTTATTCCCGTCGTATTTTTATTTCATACACGGACAATGCTGTAAGACTGCGCCCCTACTCtgtctactccgtacgggGCAGAATCACAATCATTAGTCCTATATAGGTCCTATTCGGGCGTGCTTGATCTCGTGTTTCACAGCTTGCGTAAGTGAAAGAGTAAGCTCATTGCTAACAACAATTAATCACTCTCACAAAATGCGATTCTGAGAAACAAAATTGATTGATTAATTTACCACAATAGGAAGCATTCAAGCGCAGCTTATTTAGGTCTcgtgtggctgagagcttaacATCCTTGCCTCGTTCCTGATTCGTATCCGCTGACGTCGTTATTTCAACTTCCCTCCCCCACTAACATCAACCGCTAACTTAACTGCTAACTTAACCGTCGAcctcttttattatcttcATCGCATTATCTATAACTAGTACCTACAAGACTCACTCTTCACTATCAAATGATCGTCCAAACTTAGATCTCCCCTCAAACCTCTCATCACCTGTGAGCAGCTCATGGcaggcattgttgatgaaaaagctgctgctgcgggtCAGCAGCATCAACCCCGCGATGGCGATAACAGAAACACAGGGGCTGTGGCCTCAGACGACCTTCAGTTACCGGATATTAACTCTGCTGAAGGAGTTGGAGCACCACCCCCTTATGGAGAGAGTCATGATCAGGTTCATTTCTCTCAGCCTGGGTTTGACGCTGGTGCAGCGATAACTGGTACATGCCATCCGTCTCTGCATATCAAGCTTGTATAAACTAACCTGCGTCATTCTCTAGGCGATGGTCGAGtcaatattaatattaatgcTAAGAACAGGAGGCTTACAGACCTTCTGGCTCCAACGCTCCAAGGTCAACTTGCACCTGAGCCCGAGCAGCCTGAACTTCCTCCAGCATATATCCCTCCCAGTCTGGGAGGTCTGCCTGGACAAACACCACCACCCAAACTCAATGTCGTCGTGCAGATTGTGGGATCTCGCGGTGATGTTCAACCCTTTGTCGCTTTGGGAAAGGTCCTCAAGGAAACTTACGGACACAGAGTCCGAATCGCTACTCATCCTACTTTCCAATCCTTTGTTGAGGAGAATGGTCTCGAGTTCTTCAGTATTGGAGGCGACCCTGCCGAGCTGATGGCTTTTATGGTCAAACACCCCGGTCTCATGCCTGGTTTCGATGCCATCACAAGTGGCGAAGTTAGCAAACGCCGAAAAGGTATTCAAGAAATTCTTATGGGGTGTTGGCGATCTTGTATCGAAGGAGGAAACGGTCTCGGTCCGCCACCAAAACCACATGCCTCAAATGCTCCATTGGACGTGTCTTTGGAGGTGCCAGGCGGACCTGGTCAAGAGCCATTTGTTGCAGATGCTCTCATCGCAAACCCTCCTAGCTTCGCCCATGTCCACATTGCTGAAAAGTTGGGCATCCCGGTACACATGATGTTTACGTGAGTTTGTTTCTTTGATACAATGCTGATGAATACTGACCGCTCCTCTAGCATGCCTTGGTCCCCAACACGAGCCTTTCCTCACCCTTTGGCAAATATCCAGTCATCAAATACAGACGACGTGATGACGAACTACATGTCGTACACACTCGTCGAAATGATGACATGGCAGGGCTTAGGAGATGTCATCAACAGGTTCCGGGAGAAGGCACTCGATCTCCCCCCACTTTCACTGATCTGGGCACCTGGACTTCTTGCAAGACTCAAGATCTCTTGGACATATTGCTGGTTAGTTCTTCTAGTGCATTTCAGGTATATATCTAACTTGGTACAGGTCACCGGCATTGATTCCCAAGCCCAACGATTGGGGACGACATATAGACATTGCTGGCTTTTATTTTCTCAACCTTGCTTCCTCATACACCCCTGATCCAAACCTAGAAGCATTCCTCCGAAATGGCCCGCCCCCTGTTTACATCGGATTTGGATCCATTGTTGTCGATGACCCCAATGCCATGACCGAGATGATCTTTGAGGCAGTCAGACTTTCAGGCGTCAGAGCATTGGTTTCTAAGGGCTGGGGTGGACTTGGTGCTGACGATCTTGGTAAACCTGATGGTGTGTTTATGCTTGGCAATGTTCCTCACGATTGGCTGTTTGAGCACGTCTCATGTGTGGTACATCACGGTGGTGCTGGCACCACTGCCGCTGGTATCAAGGCTGGAAAACCTACTCTCGTGGTCCCCTTCTTCGGTGATCAACCATTCTGGGGTGCTATGATAGCGAGAGCCAATGCTGGCCCCGACCCCATTCCTTACAGGCAACTGACAGCAGAGAAGCTTGCAGAAGCCATCAAATTCTGTGTCAAACCGGAGACTCTGGAGCAGGCCAAGATTCTGGGCCAGAAAATCCGAGAAGAGCGAGGAACTGACGTTGGTGGTAAGAGCTTCCACGATCATCTGGACACGGACAAGTTGCGTTGTACTTTGGCTCCAAGCCGAGCTGCGGCATGGCGCGTACGGAGAAGTCAAGTAAGGCTGAGTGCGTTTGCGGCTGCAGTGTTGGTTGAGCAAGGCTTACTGCAATGGTCTGACCTGAAACTGTAAGTTGAGACATGAAAACCGCCAGGGCTGGGCTAACATGTACAGATACCGTATGACGGAGTACAACACAGAAGAACAGCCGACTGACCCAATCTCTGCTTGCACATTGTCACTTGTCACTGATATAGGAGGGATCGGAATGGCAATCGCCGATATGCCCAGAGAGCTCTTCAAGAGCATGTCgcagcccaagaagaaaaactCCGCAGCAGGAGAAGCACAGAATGCCACAAGCCCTCTGGCATCAGGTAGCGAGACATCGCTCCCCGCACCTCAGGGAAATGAGCCGGAGAAAAGATCGACACCTGCACCTAGTATTACAGACACAGAAACTTTGGGCTCTACTGTTTCTACTACTGCTCACTCCAATGCCTCACAGCCAACGCTGAGTGACACAGCATCCAGCTCCTCTCGTCCTTGGTCACCAGACCAATCTAGTACCCAAGGATCGATCAATGACAAATCTTGGAAAGATCAGATCAAAGAAGCGGCTggcaagcagcagcaacagcgccGTGGTTCGTCTGTCAATTATGTTAATGCAGCCGTCGGAACTGGAAAGGGAGTTGGTCGGGTTGTGACCACTGGTGCCAGAACACCAATGAACTTCTGCCTTGGACTAGCCAGAGGTTTCAGAAACATGCCAAGGCTGTATAATGATGATACTATTCGTCCCGTCGAAAAGGTAACGGGAGTTGGCTCCGGGGTTGTCGTCGCAGGCAAGGAGTTTGGCTATGGCCTGTTTGACGGCATTACAGGTCTGGTAACACAGCCTTTGAAAGGTGCCGAGAAGGAGGGAGTCCAGGGGCTGGTCAAAGGCTTTGGCAAGGGCATCGGAGGTTTGATTGCGAAGCCGGCAGCCGGTAAGTTTGTTTTCAAAAGTTGGGAATGTTGTACTGACATAAAACAGGTTTCTGGGCCATCCCAGCTTACACCATGCAGGGTGTGAATGCAGAGGTCTCCAAGTTCTTTGCCAAGAGCGTCCAGAATTATATTACTTCATCGCGAGCTATCCAGGGTCAGCACGAGATGCACGAGGCAACACCTGGCGAAAGAGAAGATGTTGTCCAAAGATGGAACAACGTCAAGTTCGACCTCAAGAACTTCTATCAGtggaagagaaaggaaaaggttgCAGGAAAGCGCCCTGAGGAGCCCCGTCTTGACAGTTCAGAGGCTGGGTTTGAGAGGCCGCGTACAGGATGGAGACAGACTAAGAATATGTCTTTTGAAGAACGAAAGAAACTTCACGCCGACAAGGATGCATGGAAGAGGGGATTCCTGGACGCGCCTGTCCCACAATCAAACGCAAGTGGTGCTGCAAGTATACAAACGAGCTCATCCGAGGACCCCGAGCTTGAAAAGGCCATTCAGGCGTCAGTGCGGGAGACATCGCGTGGCAACAGTGAGGAAGATGCCCATGTGGAGGCAGCTATCCGCGAGAGCATCAAGGCTGTTCGGCAACAGGTTGGGTCGAACGAGGCAGGCCCTCTTCCTCTGAAGGATCCCTCCATTTTCGAAGACGCCGACTATCAGATCACGGACGAGGAGTATCAGGCCCTCGTTGAGCAGGCGATCCAGCAGAGTCTAGGCAACGATGTGCCATTGCCCGACTATTCTGATGTGCCAGAGCTCGATGCAACGGATACTGTGTCTCAGCCTCCCGCCCAGACATCCACccaggaagatgatgaggagctcAGGCGAGCTATTGAAGCCTCGAGGAACCAACCTCCGCCGGCGCTCCCGCCGAGGGaagagaatgatgatgaacttgaaTGGGCCATTGTAGCGTCGAAAGAAGCTATGGAGCAGGAAAGTAACCAGCGGTCTGAGGAAGATATCGTCATGGAGTACGTCAAGCGACAGAGCTTGGCGGAGGAAGAGTATAGAAAGCAAATGGCAAAGGGGAAGGGTGCAGCGGGtggtggcgatgatgatgacgaggagttgAAGCGGGCAATGGAGGAGAGTTTGAAGATGAATCGGGGAGATGCATCAGGCCCATCAGGAAGATGAGGCGGTAAACGCAATGGACAGACGACGATGTGATGTGAATTCGACAAACCTGCAATAAACTACCTAGGATACCCGTATTAAGCACGAAACAAATGAATGGTGCCGTTTGCAATTGCGTGCCTATTTGTGCAAACAGCCGCGTTAGTGTATGCGTGCATCATGTCGGCGTGCATCATGTCGGCGTGCATCATGTCGGCGTGCATCATGTCGGCGTGCATCATGTCGGCGTGCATCATGTCGGCGTGcatatattaactaataatCCACCACGTATCCATTCCCCTGTCTCTGTCTATCAACGTCTTTGCCAGATAAAGTGAGGGCAGGGCCAGTAAAACTAGTATATATAGGTCAATCATGGCACCCGTTCCAGTCAGTTGTCCCCTTCAACCTGGACATCTCATGTCGTTCACGACTTACACCACAACTACCATACTCAATCATCCCTGATCTGCCAACGGACCAGACCAGTAAAGATGTCTGAGTAAGAGAACGAAAGTGTAAGTGAAATACATCCAGCGTCTTGTTCAGTCTTTGTATTGACGTCTCTCTTAGGCGATCAGGGCAACAAGTTGCAGACCCGTCCACAGCCAAGTCTCCTCAGGATGGAGTGTCAGTGCCAAAAGA
This region includes:
- a CDS encoding hypothetical protein (EggNog:ENOG41) — encoded protein: MAGIVDEKAAAAGQQHQPRDGDNRNTGAVASDDLQLPDINSAEGVGAPPPYGESHDQVHFSQPGFDAGAAITGDGRVNININAKNRRLTDLLAPTLQGQLAPEPEQPELPPAYIPPSLGGLPGQTPPPKLNVVVQIVGSRGDVQPFVALGKVLKETYGHRVRIATHPTFQSFVEENGLEFFSIGGDPAELMAFMVKHPGLMPGFDAITSGEVSKRRKGIQEILMGCWRSCIEGGNGLGPPPKPHASNAPLDVSLEVPGGPGQEPFVADALIANPPSFAHVHIAEKLGIPVHMMFTMPWSPTRAFPHPLANIQSSNTDDVMTNYMSYTLVEMMTWQGLGDVINRFREKALDLPPLSLIWAPGLLARLKISWTYCWSPALIPKPNDWGRHIDIAGFYFLNLASSYTPDPNLEAFLRNGPPPVYIGFGSIVVDDPNAMTEMIFEAVRLSGVRALVSKGWGGLGADDLGKPDGVFMLGNVPHDWLFEHVSCVVHHGGAGTTAAGIKAGKPTLVVPFFGDQPFWGAMIARANAGPDPIPYRQLTAEKLAEAIKFCVKPETLEQAKILGQKIREERGTDVGGKSFHDHLDTDKLRCTLAPSRAAAWRVRRSQVRLSAFAAAVLVEQGLLQWSDLKLYRMTEYNTEEQPTDPISACTLSLVTDIGGIGMAIADMPRELFKSMSQPKKKNSAAGEAQNATSPLASGSETSLPAPQGNEPEKRSTPAPSITDTETLGSTVSTTAHSNASQPTLSDTASSSSRPWSPDQSSTQGSINDKSWKDQIKEAAGKQQQQRRGSSVNYVNAAVGTGKGVGRVVTTGARTPMNFCLGLARGFRNMPRLYNDDTIRPVEKVTGVGSGVVVAGKEFGYGLFDGITGLVTQPLKGAEKEGVQGLVKGFGKGIGGLIAKPAAGFWAIPAYTMQGVNAEVSKFFAKSVQNYITSSRAIQGQHEMHEATPGEREDVVQRWNNVKFDLKNFYQWKRKEKVAGKRPEEPRLDSSEAGFERPRTGWRQTKNMSFEERKKLHADKDAWKRGFLDAPVPQSNASGAASIQTSSSEDPELEKAIQASVRETSRGNSEEDAHVEAAIRESIKAVRQQVGSNEAGPLPLKDPSIFEDADYQITDEEYQALVEQAIQQSLGNDVPLPDYSDVPELDATDTVSQPPAQTSTQEDDEELRRAIEASRNQPPPALPPREENDDELEWAIVASKEAMEQESNQRSEEDIVMEYVKRQSLAEEEYRKQMAKGKGAAGGGDDDDEELKRAMEESLKMNRGDASGPSGR